AGAAGCCCAGAATAAACAGAAGGAGCTGAGTTCGAAGACGGAGCATGTCTCAGGTACGATCGAACGCATGAAGACGGTGAACGTTCGAGGCCGTGATCACATCGTTGCGCACGTCAAAGGCAACGATGGCAAAGCCACCGTCGTCGACCTCGGTGTCAAACAAGATTCCCATTCGTTGGCTCAAGGTGATGAATTGACCGCCAGCGGACATCGAATGAAAGTCGGCGACAAGTCGATTTTGATCGCAACGAAGGCGAATACCAAGTCGTCGGACATGACAATCGACCGCAATGGTCGCAAATACACCGGCCAAGTCGCCAGCACGCGTGAGGTCACGGTGCAAGGCCAGAAACACCTGTTGGCAAAAGTCAAAACGGACAACGGCAAATCGATGATGGTCGACCTCGGCCGCAAGGACCAATTGTCAAAAACGCCGAACGAAGGCGATCAAATCACCGTCCAAGGAGTGCCTGTGAAGGTGCAGGACCGAATCGTCTTGATGGCCCGAAGCATGGGTGAAGGCGACGATCAAACGAAGATCAAGCGGGAGAAAGCGAAATCGAAAAGCTAATTCCGCGTAACCGCACTAGGCGACTTTTCGCCTTCCATGAGTGCCCTATCCACTGGATGGGGCGCTTTTTTTGTGCCTTGACGGATGCCCATTACGAATGCCAGCGGACCGATGCCGCCGCGGGCTCAGCCAGTTTCTTTCGCTTTTCGGTTCGCTACTGACTGCAATAAACGCCCCGATTGTTATGGTGTTCGTTTGTCGATTGCGTTAAAATTTTGCTATCAGATTCTCAGCACCGATCCTTCTCTGTTCAAGCGAGTCGACTATGTTCTCCGAAACCGATGGCAGTAGGAAAACCATTGGCGACGTCGACATTCTGTACCACGATGGGCTGTACCATCTGTTTCACTTGGTACTTCCTAATCACGATTTCATCGCGCATGCCGTCAGCACGGACGCAATCAATTGGCGACGTGTTTGCAACGCATTGTTCATTGGCGATCCCGGCAGCTGGGACGATTTGATGCTGTGGACGATGCATGTTTCGCCTGATCCTCACCAACCGGGGCGATGGCGAATGTTCTACACCGGATTGTCGCGTCGCGATCAAGGCCGCTATCAACGTCTTGGAATGGCCGTCAGCGATGATTTGTACCATTGGCGAAAAGCTCCTGTGCACTGGGAGGACCACCGCGGCCCCAAAGACCCCGATCTTGTCAAAGCGGCGGTGCGGAAGAGTCGCCGCCATCAAGCCAATAGTTTGCATGCGGAATTTGATCCCGACAGCTGCTTTCCACTGGAACCCGATCCGCGATATTACGAGTCATCGTTAGACGAGGGACGGCACTGGGTTAGTTTTCGTGATCCTTTCTACTACCACGATGGCACGCATGGATGGCTACTGGCCGCCGGCCGGGTCAAGCAGGGACCGATTGTTCGTCGCGGCTGCGTGGCATTGATGAAAGAGGTGGCCCCGCATCAATTCGAAGCCCAACCGGCACTGCACCATCCCCGGCTTTACGATGACGTCGAAGTCCCCAATTTGATTTATTTTGATGACGATCACTATCTGATTGGCAGCATCCGCGAAGACGCCAAGATTCGCTACTGGCACACCAAAAAGATCGGCGATCCGTGGCAAAGTTATCACGACAACGTGCTGTTGGCTCAAGGCAACTACGCGGGCCGCGTATGCCGTGATGAGAAAGGGTGGCTGCTTTGGAATTTCTATTCGATGAACCTGCTAGACCGGACGGCCGAAAACTTGATGCCGCCGCCTAAGCGTTTAGTACGCTGCGAAGCGGGACTGCTGCGGGCGGTGACATTCGAAGGGATCGACGCCTACCTGCGTGAAAGCATTGATAGCCGCTGCATTCACAGCTTGATCGAAGATGTCGGTCCGCAGATCCAGGTGTGCCGAGTCGAGGGTGGTCATTTGGACCTTTCCTGTGAAAGCGGCTTTCAAGCGTTTGTCTTTGATGGCAACATCGACTGTTTTCGTTTTCAGGCGAAGTTGGAAATGCAGGGGCTGGGCAAATGTGGGCTCGTGTTTCGCCTGGATCCCGAATCACGCGACGGCTACTACCTGTCGCTGGACATCCTCAAAGGAGTAGCTCAGCTACGCGCCTGGGGTACTGGCGCCGACGGAAGCGGTGAACACATGATGACGTTTCGGTCGCTGCAAACAGGCTTCTGGTACTCCAAGTCGCGCAGCGAAGCCTCCATTGCCCTGCTCGCCTTTGGAAGCTACCTGGAACTGTCCGTCGATGGCCGAGTCGTATTGTCCTTGGCCGACCAAACGTTCAACAAAGGCCAGTTAGGGATCTATCTAGAGGCTGCCGAGGTTCGAGTTTCAGAAGTGCAGCTCGACCGCCTGGCCTCACCGAGCCAAACCGATGATCATCTTGCCAGCGGCTGATTTGTTCACCTGATCATTCGCACCGCGATGCGATTGGACACCGATCGACGATCGCTCAATATGCAAGCATATAACGCGCGCAGGTTGAGCGTTTTTCGCCCCTTGGTGGATCAGAATTTTCCATCCCGCAGCGGACTTGAACTCGAAAATATTTTTCTTTTCGTCTTCGCGATCCTCCCCCAAGGCAGCGTTCGCATCGGAGGCAAATTGGATTTGAATGACACACCGCAATTCAGACGGATTGCAATTTGTGTACCATCCGGTTTCGCCCCAGTGGGGCCCCGCGAGGCTCACGAAATCGGCCTAATAATTGCTATCTCTGGTGGATCCCCATCCTCGTCAAAAAAGCAAAAGGCCTATTTATGATTTCGACGCCAATATCGAACCGTCGACACCCCGCAAACCTGACTCCCGCGAATCATCCCAACAGCCCCAATTCGAATCCTGCCGCAGTGGTTCACGCCGCACACCGTTTGCAAGGACGTCGACTCGAAGCGGTGCTTCGGGAAACAGGACGTCGGCAACTTCAACAGGTCGGCGTTACCGTCGATGGCCGAATGGTGATCATCGAAGGACAAGTCGACAGCTATGTGTTAAAGCAGATTGCCCAAGAATCGCTTCGCCCGCATCTTCGTGGTATGACCCTGCGTAATCAATTGGTCGTCGCTTCATAGCAAATCGTTCTCTGCTGCCAATGACTTTTCGTCTGAAACAGAGTGAATCAGTCTCGAAATCCATCCGACGGATTGCTAGCGAGCAAATCGAAAAGGCGATCAAGGAAATCGAGGATTCGAACCTGTCGCAAGCTGAGAAAGTGCACCAAGTTCGCAAGCGATGTAAAAAGCTACGCGGATTGGTCCGACTTGTCCGCCCTGCGATGACCGACGACTTTTCCTACTCAAATGCGAATGGCCTGTTTCGTAAAATCGCAAAGCCGTTATCCGAAGCACGTGACAGCAAAATATACCTCGATTCCTTTGACTCGCTTTTAGCGAGATTTGTCGACGCGAACCAGCAGGATCGTTTCCAGTCGATCCGTGATCAGTTGTCGTATCACCGCGAACAACTGTTGGGCGACGACGTGGACGTTGCCACGCGGTTGGACGACGCTCAAGAACATTTCAAAGACGCATTCCAAAGCGTCCAAAGTTTGCGATTGGACGCAAAGGGATACGAGGCGTGGAGCCACGGATTGGGCAAAACCTACTGTCGCGGGCGAACGGCATTTCGAGAAGCACAGAGTGATCCATCCATCGAAACGCTTCATGAATGGCGAAAACGTGTCAAGTATCACACGTACCACTGCAAACTACTTCGATTGCTGTGGCCTGCATTGATTGAATCTCGATACGGAGAAGGCAAACGCCTAGGGGATTGGCTTGGCGATCACCACGATTTGGCCGTGTTGAAACAACGAATCACTGATTCACCGAGTGACTACGGCAACCGCGATGTCACCGACGCCTTTGTCAGCATGATTGACCAACGCTCCGCCCAACTCGAATCGCATGCGTTCCGTCTTGGCAAAAAAATGTTTGCCGAGAAGCCCAAACGGTTTTTGAAGCGATACCGCCGCTACTGGAAATCGATTCAGTAGTGCATTTGATTCATTGGCGCGAATAGTACAACGCCAACGCATCTATCTGTTCTTCGCTCAATTTGTTGGCGATCGGGTGCATCAAGTCCACATTCTCAGTACCGCCGCGAAGCGAATCAGCAAACAGTTGCAATTGACGTCGCAGGTATTTTGCCGGCTGCCCTTGCAACCGAGGATACTCGGCGTTGTGGTCGCCATTCGTGGGACCATGGCACTCGTTACAGGAAGCAATTTTCTGAGGACCGTCGCCGTGAATAGCGAGTGATTCGCCAAGGTCGTACAACCGGCGTTCGGATTCGGTCAACGTCGCCAAATCGGCCGACGCAGAATGCGAGCTAGCCTCGACCGTTTGGCTCGCAGCCGCGTGTTCGGATTGATTTGAAAAATAGTCTGCCAGCCGGCGAATGTCTTCCGCCGTCAACCGTGCGGCGATCGGTTCCATGATTCCGCTGTGTCGCTGTCCGGTTTTATAAGCCTCGAGCGTTAGCTGCAAATATTCGCGGTTCTGTCCCGCGATCATCGGCACGCGGTCGCCGGCACGACCATGACCGTGGGGACCGTGGCACGCGGCGCACGCGGCCGCGACCAGCTGCGTTACCGCCGAATCGGTTTCCATTGCGACTTCGACATGATCGAGATAGGTCGCTTCTTCCAACTCGGGAAACGATTTTAAAAACGCCACCAGCGGCCAAATCTCATCCTCACGTTGGCGTGCCGTCCACGCTGGCATCCCTGCGAATTTGATCCCATGCTTGACGATGTAAAACAACTCACGAGGCTCGTGATCCAATTTCGCCGTGGGAAAAAAAGGAGGCGACGGCGTCATTTCACCGGGCACGCGTGGCTCGGGCAATCCAGGACGTCCGTGACACCACCGGCAATTCGCGTCATAGCTTGCCGCCCCCAACCGAATCATTCCCGGTTCATCCAGCGGCGGTGATTCGATCCCAGCACTATGAAAAGCGACCGACCGATCGCTGGCAAAATCAAGCACCCAAGTCGTGATCGGCCAGTGTCCGCTGCTGGCTTTGATCGGAAACACACCGGTGACCAACACCAAAACCCCGATGACTCCCAACCCCACCATCAGGATCGTTAGTTCTTTGAATCGTTGCCAATTCGTTCGCGAGTTGCTCATCCCTCATTCGTCCTCATTTCGAGCCGATCCAGCGACACAAGGTCCTTGGTTAACCACAACCCACCTGCCAGAAAAACGATGCCACCGACCACCAACATCACGGCGCCACCGAGGTGTTGGTCCATGATCGGTGTCAACATCTCACTGTGACCATGGTGCATGTACAACAATCGCGGCGACATCACTAACAACGCTCCCAACAAGGTCATATGCATTGAGGTCAGCAACAGCCCGATCACTCCGGCCGCGCTGCGTCCCGGTTCACGCGGCGTGGTTCCGCCAAACGCGGACAACCATACCCACAGCCCGGCGGCCAAAAACATGCCTTGTTCGATCACAAACCCCATCGCGGAATGACGGGCCCAATGATGCAGCCCCGGTGAATGCCAAGCCCAAACAATCAATAGCTCGCCCACCGACGCAGGGACGGGCGAAAACGGCCCCGGAAACCGAATCACGGGGTCAAATCGTTTTCCTGCAATCGCAACCGATAACATCGGTGCTGCCACGGCAACCACGGCCATGTGCAGCGTCATGTGCGCGGCAAACGATTGCGTTGCCAATTCGGGAAGCGGCCCCAACCAAGCGGCCGCTAAAACGATCCAACCGAAATTCCACAGGACGAGTTGCATTAGTGACAACTCCTCACAAAGACGGCCACAAGCGCCGTGAAGATCGTTGCCACTCCGCTGAGTAACGCCAACAAAAAGGTCGCCTGGCCGACAAAGCGAACGTGATCTTCGTAGGTGTCTTGGTCATGCGGTGGCGAGCCTCCAGAACGATGTTGACGATAACTAAGCCATCCCATCAACACGATGATGGCAAGCGCGACCACGGTGTAGACGGCAATTGCGATTCGCACCGGGTTCGCATCAGCGTTGTCGCCGGCGAACTTAGCACACCAAATCGCAATCGTCAGATAGCTGGCCAAAAAGTGAACTGCCCACACGCCCGGGGGCACCACCAACCACAGAATATGATTGCGTCGCGTTTTACTGGGTTTACTTAGAATCAAGGGACACGCTCCATTGCTTAGGAAACCCATGGAAACCAGGCGATTACTGCGACCGTGATCAGCGACGTCAGCCCCATGAAATGCCAGTACAGCGTCACATTGGTGATATCCGCGTCATAGGCAGCGGTCATCCGGCCCGCCCAACGACGGGCGACGCAGTACGCTTGCATCAGAGCTCCCACACACAGATGGACCACCGTCCAAAGCACCAACACGCAAACGATGGCCGGGTAAACGTGGCGAGTAGGATCCATCTGAGTCCAAAAGGGCGCCATCGCTAATGCCGTCGCCGCGAGCAGCGATGCTGCAATGGCAACCCCGGTCGAAAGATAAAATAACAAGGCTCGATCACTGCGATTGAATTTGTGAGCCAGCACGGTCAATGCCCACGCGACGGCGGCGACAACTAGCGAGATCGTCGGCCACAGCGTTCCTGGTCCAGCAGCATCCTCGGGCGGAAAATCTTCGTGAATGGTCCAGTAAAAGAAATAGCCAAACACCAGCGACATGAACGCGGTCATATCGCCAAGCATCGTGATAAACATTGCCCACCATCCGACCGCACGCGGACCGGATACATAGATTGGCAAACTCAACCCCAGCCCCACGGCCTTGTGTGATTTTTCAGGGATCAACGCGGTTCCGATCCACAACCACCGGATCACCGCGGCCAGCGCCAACACTCCGCTGATCAAAGCAGCGGTATACCAATGATAGGTCGAGAAAATAAACACGCCGCCGGTGAACAGCGCAGCAAAGAAGGTTACAAACGTGGGCCCGGGAACTCGCAGACACTGAACCGGTTCCGCATCCATCGTCGATGTCACCAACGTTTCCCGCAGCCCTTCTTCGGCATCGGGCAAATAGAAGTTGCCTTGGTCAACGTCCTCAACAAAATTCTCTTGGTCCCACAGCGGGTAGCGGCTTTTAATGATCGGGATCGAACGGATCCCCCATGGTTGATCTGGCACGTCGGCCAACCATTCAAGTGTCCCAGCGTTCCAGCAATTGCGAGCGGCCAGCGGTTGATGTTTCTTCGGCCGAAGCACGTCCCACAGAAAGACCACAAACCCGGCCGCCAAGACGAACGCGCCGACGGTCGAGACCAGATTCAATGTGTCAAACCCCATCCCGGCAGGATAGGTATAAACTCGCCGAGGCATCCCCAATAAACCGGTCAAATGCATCGGAAAAAAGCTGACGTTAAAACCAATCAGCGTCAACCAAAATGCCCAACGTCCGTAACGTTCGGACAACGTCTTTCCGGTTACAAGCGGGTAATAGTAGTAGACGCCTGCCATGATCGGAAAGATGGTGCCGCCGACCAACACGTAATGCAAATGCCCGACAATGAAATAGGTGTCATGAGCTTGGTAATCAAACGGCGCCACCGCGACCATCACTCCGGTCAATCCACCGATGATAAACGTTGCTAATCCCGCCAACACAAACAACAGCGGCACGGACCTCGTGATCCGGCCGATCAACAGCGTGGCAATGAAGCAAAAGATTTGGATCCCGGTGGGGATCGCCACCGCTTCGGATGCGGCGGAAAAGATCCCAATTGTCAGCCCTGGCAAGCCCGTGGTGAACATGTGGTGCACCCACAAACCAAAGCTCAAAAATCCGGTCCCCACCGCTGCTAAGACTATCCATCCATAGCCAGCCATTGGTACCCGGGCAAAGGTCGGCACGATCATCGCCACCAAGGCAATCGATGGCAGAAATACGATATAGACTTCGGGGTGACCAAAGATCCAAAACAAATGTTGCCATAATAGCGGGTCACCGCCTCGCGATGCGTCAAAGAACGGCCAATCGAGTGACCGCTCTAATTCCATTAACAAATCGCCCGCGATCAGCGGCGGAAATGCAAACAGAATCATCACGGCCACCACCAGGATGTACCATGCATACAGCGGAATTAGATTCAACCGCATCCCTGGCGGTCGACACTTCAACACGCCCACGATCAATTCCACCGCAGCGGCAATCGAGGCAACCTCAATGAACGAAAGCCCCAACAACCAGATATCGACTCCGACACCGGTTTGATACTCCGTCGTCATCGGCGGGTACATAAACCAACCGCCTTGCGGCGCCACGCCAAAAAATATCGATCCACAAACGAAGATCCCGCCGATTAAAAAGCACCAATAACCATACGCCGATAGCCGCGGGAATGGCAAATCACGCGCACCTAGCATCTGCGGAAGCAACAAGATCGAAATCGCTTCCAAGATCGGTACCGCAAACAAAAACATCATCACGCTGCCATGCATCGTGAAAACTTGGTTGTATTGGTCCGGTGTCAACCAATCATTCTCGGGCAGCGACAACTGAACGCGCATTACCAACGCCAGCACGCCGCCAAATAGAAAGAAAGCGAACGAGGTGACGGTGTACCACAATCCGACTTCGGAATTGTTGACGGCCGACCAATAACGCCATCCCGTGGGTGTCCGCCATGGCGCCAGCAGTCGTTTGGCTTGATCCGACAACCCCGCTTCGGATGCCGGTGCGTCGTCCGTGTCCGAAAAGGCGTCCACGCGATGTTCCTGGCTCATTTCAGTTGCTCCAAGTAAGCAACCATGGACTTCAGATCGTCGTCGGACAACGAGTCAAATTCTGGCATCTCGACTCCCGGTTTTACCTTATGTGTCTGCGTGATCCAGCGTGCAAGATTCTCGGGACCGTTCTTCAAAATGCCCGCCCCGAGACTGACTCGGCTGCCCACATGCGTCAAATCCGGGCCGACCTTTCCTTGAGCGTCGGTGCCACGAATCGTATGACAGGCACTGCAACCATGTTTCAGAAATTGTCGCTGCCCTTCAATCGCAACCGATTCCTGAGGCGGTTTCGCGTCCTTACGCTGTGCAATCAACCAGTCATTGAACTCATCGACCGGCATCACCACCACGTCAAAATTCATTTGCGCATGGGCGGTGCCACAAAACTCGGCACACGCGCCGCGGTAGGTGCCCACCCGAGTCGGGTGCAACTGCAGTCGCGTTTGGCGGCCTGGAATCATGTCGACTTTGCCACCGAGCGATGGGATCCAAAAGGAATGAATGACATCTTCGCTGTGCAGTTTGAATTCGACGGGCTGATCCACGGGCAAACGAATCTCGTTGGCCGTGGCAAACGTTTGACCGTCCTCGCCGATGTACTCGATTCGCCACCACCACAGCACGCCGCTAACATGGATCTGCAAACTGCCGGTTGGGGCCG
The nucleotide sequence above comes from Novipirellula caenicola. Encoded proteins:
- a CDS encoding glycosyl hydrolase, which translates into the protein MFSETDGSRKTIGDVDILYHDGLYHLFHLVLPNHDFIAHAVSTDAINWRRVCNALFIGDPGSWDDLMLWTMHVSPDPHQPGRWRMFYTGLSRRDQGRYQRLGMAVSDDLYHWRKAPVHWEDHRGPKDPDLVKAAVRKSRRHQANSLHAEFDPDSCFPLEPDPRYYESSLDEGRHWVSFRDPFYYHDGTHGWLLAAGRVKQGPIVRRGCVALMKEVAPHQFEAQPALHHPRLYDDVEVPNLIYFDDDHYLIGSIREDAKIRYWHTKKIGDPWQSYHDNVLLAQGNYAGRVCRDEKGWLLWNFYSMNLLDRTAENLMPPPKRLVRCEAGLLRAVTFEGIDAYLRESIDSRCIHSLIEDVGPQIQVCRVEGGHLDLSCESGFQAFVFDGNIDCFRFQAKLEMQGLGKCGLVFRLDPESRDGYYLSLDILKGVAQLRAWGTGADGSGEHMMTFRSLQTGFWYSKSRSEASIALLAFGSYLELSVDGRVVLSLADQTFNKGQLGIYLEAAEVRVSEVQLDRLASPSQTDDHLASG
- a CDS encoding CHAD domain-containing protein encodes the protein MTFRLKQSESVSKSIRRIASEQIEKAIKEIEDSNLSQAEKVHQVRKRCKKLRGLVRLVRPAMTDDFSYSNANGLFRKIAKPLSEARDSKIYLDSFDSLLARFVDANQQDRFQSIRDQLSYHREQLLGDDVDVATRLDDAQEHFKDAFQSVQSLRLDAKGYEAWSHGLGKTYCRGRTAFREAQSDPSIETLHEWRKRVKYHTYHCKLLRLLWPALIESRYGEGKRLGDWLGDHHDLAVLKQRITDSPSDYGNRDVTDAFVSMIDQRSAQLESHAFRLGKKMFAEKPKRFLKRYRRYWKSIQ
- a CDS encoding c-type cytochrome, producing MSNSRTNWQRFKELTILMVGLGVIGVLVLVTGVFPIKASSGHWPITTWVLDFASDRSVAFHSAGIESPPLDEPGMIRLGAASYDANCRWCHGRPGLPEPRVPGEMTPSPPFFPTAKLDHEPRELFYIVKHGIKFAGMPAWTARQREDEIWPLVAFLKSFPELEEATYLDHVEVAMETDSAVTQLVAAACAACHGPHGHGRAGDRVPMIAGQNREYLQLTLEAYKTGQRHSGIMEPIAARLTAEDIRRLADYFSNQSEHAAASQTVEASSHSASADLATLTESERRLYDLGESLAIHGDGPQKIASCNECHGPTNGDHNAEYPRLQGQPAKYLRRQLQLFADSLRGGTENVDLMHPIANKLSEEQIDALALYYSRQ
- a CDS encoding cytochrome c oxidase assembly protein yields the protein MQLVLWNFGWIVLAAAWLGPLPELATQSFAAHMTLHMAVVAVAAPMLSVAIAGKRFDPVIRFPGPFSPVPASVGELLIVWAWHSPGLHHWARHSAMGFVIEQGMFLAAGLWVWLSAFGGTTPREPGRSAAGVIGLLLTSMHMTLLGALLVMSPRLLYMHHGHSEMLTPIMDQHLGGAVMLVVGGIVFLAGGLWLTKDLVSLDRLEMRTNEG
- a CDS encoding transmembrane prediction, which codes for MILSKPSKTRRNHILWLVVPPGVWAVHFLASYLTIAIWCAKFAGDNADANPVRIAIAVYTVVALAIIVLMGWLSYRQHRSGGSPPHDQDTYEDHVRFVGQATFLLALLSGVATIFTALVAVFVRSCH
- the ctaD gene encoding cytochrome c oxidase subunit I, encoding MSDQAKRLLAPWRTPTGWRYWSAVNNSEVGLWYTVTSFAFFLFGGVLALVMRVQLSLPENDWLTPDQYNQVFTMHGSVMMFLFAVPILEAISILLLPQMLGARDLPFPRLSAYGYWCFLIGGIFVCGSIFFGVAPQGGWFMYPPMTTEYQTGVGVDIWLLGLSFIEVASIAAAVELIVGVLKCRPPGMRLNLIPLYAWYILVVAVMILFAFPPLIAGDLLMELERSLDWPFFDASRGGDPLLWQHLFWIFGHPEVYIVFLPSIALVAMIVPTFARVPMAGYGWIVLAAVGTGFLSFGLWVHHMFTTGLPGLTIGIFSAASEAVAIPTGIQIFCFIATLLIGRITRSVPLLFVLAGLATFIIGGLTGVMVAVAPFDYQAHDTYFIVGHLHYVLVGGTIFPIMAGVYYYYPLVTGKTLSERYGRWAFWLTLIGFNVSFFPMHLTGLLGMPRRVYTYPAGMGFDTLNLVSTVGAFVLAAGFVVFLWDVLRPKKHQPLAARNCWNAGTLEWLADVPDQPWGIRSIPIIKSRYPLWDQENFVEDVDQGNFYLPDAEEGLRETLVTSTMDAEPVQCLRVPGPTFVTFFAALFTGGVFIFSTYHWYTAALISGVLALAAVIRWLWIGTALIPEKSHKAVGLGLSLPIYVSGPRAVGWWAMFITMLGDMTAFMSLVFGYFFYWTIHEDFPPEDAAGPGTLWPTISLVVAAVAWALTVLAHKFNRSDRALLFYLSTGVAIAASLLAATALAMAPFWTQMDPTRHVYPAIVCVLVLWTVVHLCVGALMQAYCVARRWAGRMTAAYDADITNVTLYWHFMGLTSLITVAVIAWFPWVS
- the coxB gene encoding cytochrome c oxidase subunit II; the protein is MIETPQSTFNSAGRASEDIANLFYWMSGGAVAIWLIVIGLAVYAIYQPGPHHPRTTKLLVIGGGAVFPTVVLTGLLCYSLPMLPDLQRPAPTGSLQIHVSGVLWWWRIEYIGEDGQTFATANEIRLPVDQPVEFKLHSEDVIHSFWIPSLGGKVDMIPGRQTRLQLHPTRVGTYRGACAEFCGTAHAQMNFDVVVMPVDEFNDWLIAQRKDAKPPQESVAIEGQRQFLKHGCSACHTIRGTDAQGKVGPDLTHVGSRVSLGAGILKNGPENLARWITQTHKVKPGVEMPEFDSLSDDDLKSMVAYLEQLK